From a single Miscanthus floridulus cultivar M001 chromosome 8, ASM1932011v1, whole genome shotgun sequence genomic region:
- the LOC136468702 gene encoding uncharacterized protein has product MVVPSFLSWPESPITYDQRDHPSHIARPGCYPLIIDPIVYKKRLTRVLMDDGSGLNILYIDTLDAMRIPRSELRPAGSPFHGVLTFEVVDFLGSYHAILGWPCYTRFMAIPNYTYLKLKMPGPNGVITVSSAFSHALTCDHEHYELATVVANSSKLPWLGESSVPAAPDYNQPTFSSAFHSLEETKVVEIDPTNPTKTVRVRT; this is encoded by the exons atggtcgtcccctccttcctcagctggccGGAGTCTCCAATCACctatgatcagagggaccatccctcccacatcgcaaGACCAGGATGCTAtccgctcatcatcgaccccatcgtctacaagaagcggcttacgagggtgctgatggacgacggcagcggcctcaacatcctatacatcgacaccctcgatgccatgcgcatcccccgatcggaACTTCGCCCagcgggctcccccttccacggg gttctcacctttgaggtggtggactttctagggtcctaccacgccatcttggggtggccatgctacacaagattcatggcaatccccaactacacctacctcaagctgaagatgccaggaccaaatggcgtcatcactgtgaGCAGCGCATTCTCACACGCCCTCACGTGTGACCACGaacactacgagctcgccactgtgGTTGCCAACTCGTCCAAACTCCcatggctcggggagtcatcggtCCCGGCAGCCCCGGACTATAACCAACCAACTTTCTCGTCGGCCTTCCATTCGCTCgaagaaaccaaggtggtggaaatcgatcccaccaacccaaccaagacagtgCGGGTCAGAACCTAG